The DNA region ccactgtcttttctgtgtttataccacaagggaatttttgtattcaaaattgactggcggtgaaagggttaaactgacgGTTCCTGGCACTTCTCATTCGATCTAGggtttgggggtgcgggggggggggggggcgcgggggggggggggggggggggggggggggggattagattTCTTAGACCAAGAAACGCTGTAGAAGGCTTTTGTGTGAACTGACTGAACCAGTTGACGTGTCCACAACACGGTCTTTACGTCCACTGGTCGGCACGTTCCTTGATCATGGCAAATGGTACAACAAGGGGCGCGCATAAAGCGAACGTGGTGGAaataagaaaagacaagaaaaaacgaTCTGTAGCGATGTCACTTATCTGTctgacatgagagagagggagagagagagggggcgggggagagagtgggagagagagagagagagtgggggagagagggagagagagggagggagagagagagtgtgatcaaaagaaagagaggggggggggagagaggtgggatagagggggaagagagagagagtagagtatTGACTTAACTTTGACATATTAATTGAataggcctttgacccatatcaacagagagagagagagacacagacacagacacagacagagagattagagagaCAAATAGGAACAGAcaccagacataaaaaaaactgacacagaaacagactgtcaaagacattttttttttaaatcgaagaAAAAAATGGAGGCACGggaatggaaaacaacaacgaacaagcaacaaacaaacaacaacaaacaggcaaacaaacaacaacaaacaaacaaacaacaacaaacaaacagacaaacaaaagccagacaaacaaacaacagcaaacagacaaagaaacagacaaatgcACAACAAAAaccggacaaacaaacaacaacaaacagagaaacaagcaacaacaaacaataacagactaacaaacaacaacaaacaaaccaacagacaaaccaacagacaaacaacaaacagacaaacaaaccaacagataaaccaacagacaaacaacaaacagacaaacaaaccaacagacgaacaaacaacaacaaacagacagacagacaaacagacaaacaacaacaacaacaaaagaacaacacttTACCAATCCGCGACAGCTTGTCGCCCAAGTTTCCGTCAGTGAAGTGCCGGCTCCCCCCTGTGCGCACGTGCACCCCGACGAGAGGCCGGGTCCTGTTGAAGTAGTGGATAGACAGCAGGAAGCTCTGCAGCCTCTGCTGGAGACGAGGGGCGGGCTTCATCAGGGTCCTCCACACGTCCCGGAAGAACTGTGGGCGGGGCTGCCTGGCCCATGCCGGCAGGACGTCCCGGTAGTGCGGGTTGGCCGTGATGTCCGCCAGCAGGTCCCTGTTGGTCTGGAGGATTACCACGTCCTCGGGGTACCTGGCGTGGATCATCACCACGACGACGATGGttccgacaaaaaaaaaacaaacaaacaaacacaaaaccacttGTGAATAATCAGAACTCGtgaattatgtggagtgatggcctagacgtaacgcgtccgcctaggaagcgagagaatctgagcgcactggttaaAATCACAGTgtccagtatcccccccccccccccccaccccatcctccggTCCCCCCGAACTCCACTAGATCTtaagtcgtggtctggacgctagtcattcggatgagacgataaacccagatcccgtgtgcaccatgcacttagcgcacgttaaagaacacacggcaacaaaagggttgtccctgacaaaattctgtagaaaaaaaacaaaaaacacttcgataggaaaacaaaaataaaattggagggagaaaagaaaacgaaaaaaaatgggtggcgctctcagtgtagcgacgcactcttcctggggagagcagcctgaatttcacacagagaaatctgttgtgacaaaaaaaattaGTAATATAATGATAGTCAGCCGCgtccaacaatgaccatcagaacagcagaggaggcaactactgctgtaccaactatctgggctagaatttgattacagtggaaagtgtcttTGACCAAGTTTCATCCCCCATTTTCTCGGCCAAGGTTTTAGGATAGTcagtggttcccaaaggccaactaactccCAAGGCTACAGCAATCTTGctacctagtttgagagtcatagtccttcacaaaagactaagctgtaaatgatttcccactgcactggagaaaccattgaccacaCAGCGCTCACTTTGCTGTGATGTACAAaatacatcattatcatcataacatgTTGAAAACACGAAGCAGCTGCAACAAGCTTACAGCTTTTCTGtgctcaacaaacaaaaaaaagaaaagaaaattaaaccaGTAGACGTTGAtaacagatgaaaattaattcagGAAACATCTGGTAAACCATGATTATACCGTTATAACTAACGAAATATTGTAAGTGTATGCTATTCAATAATACGCAAGTTTGTAGCCCTACAGGTCAACAATGCAAACGTTTTGATGGTGAACCAGTGGAGATAATTATCATCAAcgatcttttcattctttctctcgttTTATCAATAACTCAGAAATGAACAGGAAAACaaagttctccccccccccccttttttttatgggggttggggggcgtgggggtagagtagagtgtgagacagaaatatcgaactgataaaaaaaaatctaaaaaaaaagaagaagaaaaaccggaCATGAATGAAACTCGACACAGTGAACATTCAGCTCAGCTGCACCAAGGTAAACCACGCCAGCGCACAACTTAAAACGAAAGCGACTGCATTCAGGAAGAAATAGAGcgacattcttaaaaaaaaactgatacaTTTAGTTTCTGTTTGGAGGTCATTGCTCCCTATCAAAAAGTGTTTATACTCGAGTTCATCTTGAGAGTGTATAATACCTGGCGTTGACGAGCGCAACACACCgaatgcttaaagcgttggacttttgaaTCTGAGGGATTGAGGGTTCAAATCCCAGGTGCTGTGCGTGGAGAtttatttttccgatctcccacgttaACAGAAATGCAGACCTCTGcccgtgcctgaacccccttcgtgtgtataaacaTGCAGAAGatcgcaggttaaagatcccgtaatccatgtcagcattcggtgggttatagaaacaagaacatacccacaaggcatacacccccacacccacaaccccgaaaacgtagtatgactgcctacatggcagggggtgtaaaaacggtcatgaataCACACAGAAACCCTATTCGagtatacgagtgaaagtgggagtcgcagcccacgaacgaacaaagaaggacaacaaaggacaagaaagaaggacaacaaaggacaacaaagaaggacaacaaaggaggacaacaaaggacaacaaagaaggacaaaaaaggacaacaaaggaggacaacaaaggacaacaaagaaggacaaaaaaggacaacaaaggaggacaacaaagaaggacaacaaaggacaagaaagaaggacaacaaaggacaagaaagaaggacaagaaagaaggacaaaaaaggaggacaagaaagaaggacaacaaaggaggacaagaaagaaggacaagaaagaaggacaagaaagaaggacaagaaagaaggaaaacaaaggacAAGAAAGGAGGACaagaaagaaggacaagaaagaaggacaacaaaggacaagaaagaaggacaacaaaggacaacaaaggacaagaaAGAAGGACAACAAAGAAGGACAACAAAGAAGGCCAggataacaaaagaaacaaaggacaagaaagaaggacaagaaagaaggacaacaaaggacaacaaaggacaagaaagaaggacaagaaagaaggacaagaaagaaggacaacaaaggaggacaagaaagaaggacaagaaagaaggacaagaaaggacaagaaagaaggacaacaaaggaggacaagaaagaaggacaacaaaggaaaacaaaggacaacaaagaaggacaacaaagaaggacaacaaaggacaagaaAGAAGGACAACAAAGAAGGCCAGgacaacaaaggaaaacaaaggacaagaaagaaggacaacaaaggacaagaaagaaggacaacaaaggacaagaaAGAAGGTCAGGATAACAAAGGAAACAGAGGACAAGAAAGAAGgacaacaaaggaaaacaaaggacAACAAAGAAGGACAACAAAGAAGGACAACAAAGAAGGACAACAAAGAAGGCCAggacaacaaaagaaacagaggacaacaaagaaggacaagaaaggacaaagaaggagaagaaggagggaaaaaaaaagcagataccTGGCGTTGAAGTCCATGTCGGGCATCCCCCTGGAGAAGTCGCTCTTGTCGATCCCGAAGACGTGTCGCGAGGACCTGCCCTGGATCTCGGCGTCCTTCACGGTCCAGTCGTAATGGTTGGGCAGCAGGAAGCGTGTCAGGTCGCAAGGGGTGTTCATGCGGATGCCGAACCGCCGCCCGCTGAGGCGGGCAAGGAGGAAGACGGTGACGAGCCCTTCCTGTCGGTCGGCCCACCCGCCGCACAAGCCGCCGCTGGCTACGCACTCGAAGATGAGGAAGCGACTCCCTTCCGTCGGCGGGAGATCGCTCAGAACGTGACCATCGTAGCCCGTGATTTCCGTTTGAACCACCAGTGTTGGAAGAAGGTCGCTTTTAGTTTTGTTCCCGTTGTTGTTACCAAGCGATTGTGAGTTCTGAGTGCTGCCTTCATttttcccattattattattattattactattactattaataagtgatgatgatgagttcttgctgcggctgttgttggtagtggtggtggcgtttTCAGCTGTTTTTGGTTCTGGGAGGACACCCGCTTCTGGTGCTACTACCACGCTGCCTTGGTTTTGGTCCAGTTTGTCCTTGGACGCGACGGatgtgttttgctgctgctgttgctgtttggcCTTCGACACAATGTTTctattttgctgctgctgctgctgatgacgattaGGCGTGACAAACCAACCTAGTTTATTCTTGGTATTATTTTTAATATCAGCCGTAGTTATGCTGCTTTGGATGCTGTCCGCGCCTCGGCCTCGGCTCGCTTCATTCGGGGTCGTCGTTGAGGAAGTGTCGCTGGGGACAAAGCGGTCACCCCTCAGTGCCGGACCAGGCACGGATCGTCCATTGGAGGCGTGAGGGAGAGGTGCAGGGAGACGGGTGTTGAGGGTCGGCAGTCCGAAAGGCCGGAGGTCACGGGGCCAGACCCACAGGCCGACCGCGAGGGCACTGACGGCGCAGAGCAAGGTGAACAGCTTGGGCGCGAACTTCGGCATCTGGCAAAaaatgacagtatcagtatcagtggctcaaggaggcgtcactgcgttcgatcaaatccatatacgctacactacatctgccaagcagatgcttgaccagcagcgtaaccaaacgcgcttagtcaggccttgagaaaaaaaagagagataaatacataaaaatactactactaataataataagatttataaggcgcaaaatctttatgaagtcaactcacacacacacacacacacacacacacacacacacacacacacacacacacactgaccttggaAGCTCTTCGATGCATGACGAAAACGAGGGTaagcacgcaccacacacacacacacacatacacacacacacacacatgctcacacgtgcacaccactacactacacaacacacacacacacacacacacacacacagattgacacgacgacaaaaacaataaccatggcgatgaagataatgatgacgttAACGCAACGGAATGACCACGGCTTTTTCGCAAAGGCCatgagtttcactttcagtttctcaaggaggcgtcactgtgttcggacaaacccatatacgctacaccacatatgctaggcagatgcctgaccagcagcgtaacataaCGCGccttgggtgcatgtgtgtatatatatatatatatatatatatatatatacatatatatatatatatatatatatatatatgcgtgtgtgtgtgtgtgtgtgtgtgtgtgtgtgtgtgtgtgtgtgtgtgtgtgtgtgtgaatccgtgtggatttcttctacaggacagtgtacaggacaacactctttCAGTacaccattttttttgtttttgtttttttgtttttctcaaggcctgactaagcgcgttgggttacgctgctggtcaggcatctatctgcttggcagatgtggtgtagcgtatatgaacttgaccgaacgcagtgacgcctccttgagctactgatcctGATACTCAGTACACCAAGCACACGCTGCACACGGAAcgttaccgtctcatccgaacgtCTAGACGATTCAGtgtgatttcccagtcaaacttgggagaaagggcgagcgagagcgggattcgaacccacaccctcacggactatgTATTGTTAGATGAGCgtttcaaccattctgccaccttcctcattgaATCACTTGAGAAAGTCTGAAGCTACAGTGTCAGTATCGCATCACTTAATGGTTCCAGAACTAGTTTCAGTCTCAATGTAGTGTCAAAGGAAACGGACTGATCCATGAACGCTACAGCacaactgatgaaaaaaaaaagaagaaaaaaataaataaataaaaccacaaaaaaagcAGACGCCTGATATATCAACGCACTGATCCGACCTTGAAAGTCTTCCTTAGATTTTGAGCAAAACATTGACATatcacagggggtgggggattggggggggggggggggagcaaacgcGGACACACACATGCGTCTATCCTAACAtcagcgcgcgtacacacacagacacacacacacacacacacacacacacacacacacacacatcaacattacGAAGTTTGAtgcaaaaatgataaaaacaagacGTACGCGATCAACATTTTGCTGCGCTAACGTCTCGATGCCGAATGAAGAcactgaagaaaatgaaaaaggacCAAGTGGCAAGAACGACAAGGGAAAATTCTGCACCGTTCAGCGTCCTGTTGCCAGTAGAAACCCTGACAACCATGTAGACTGCTACctgaaaagtgaaactgaactgaGAGAAATCATACTATCTCTCTGCCAAAAAATCCACTCTGGGAAAAATCGTGACTGGCCAGGCACAAGTGCTGAATGATTTGCCAGCAAAATTCAGCCGCACAAAGGAAGCCTCCGAGTCCAAGCAGCTGGTGAACTCGGCGACACAGACACCAtcataaacaccgcggatatagatacatcatattccttctttactgacaccatttttaacaagctgccgacatatcaattccaaaattCAATTCACATAAATCAAGCAAGCAATCAGGAAATATTTAATGGACACCAGCCTGTGAAacagcagtagataataaaaagTCAAAATTTATGACTCATCTaaacaacaaatcaccagagaatcttattgaaaagaaaaaggcaaaccatcatagcaacatggtcactGCACcggcaaaaagacaatattggtcttccttctgtaatagggagatttctgatcataaagatactaaaaataTATGGAAaattttaatgaaatgaaagaaggtataaatttgccatccgTCCAATGTAGAAAAGgaagaaacatttgtagaaatgttctcggagtctatgcgattggaaggtctatcacttaaaaacagaaaacacagaaccgaagaagagagcaaaattgattatacagatccaagtcatgataacagtcaatacatcaatgctccactcacactcaacgaggttaaagaagcattagtatcctTACCtacaaagaaaacatctgtaggacttgacgcagtctcaaatgagatgctgataCATTTACtagaaaaatgttgttgttttattgtttgagatttttcaaaagtgctgcattgatggtttaatgccagcacaatggaaacagtctgttGTGATACTAGTTCAtgaacaaggaaaatgcaaaacagataagagcagctacaggccaa from Babylonia areolata isolate BAREFJ2019XMU chromosome 12, ASM4173473v1, whole genome shotgun sequence includes:
- the LOC143288061 gene encoding uncharacterized protein LOC143288061 is translated as MPKFAPKLFTLLCAVSALAVGLWVWPRDLRPFGLPTLNTRLPAPLPHASNGRSVPGPALRGDRFVPSDTSSTTTPNEASRGRGADSIQSSITTADIKNNTKNKLGWFVTPNRHQQQQQQNRNIVSKAKQQQQQQNTSVASKDKLDQNQGSVVVAPEAGVLPEPKTAENATTTTNNSRSKNSSSSLINSNSNNNNNNGKNEGSTQNSQSLGNNNGNKTKSDLLPTLVVQTEITGYDGHVLSDLPPTEGSRFLIFECVASGGLCGGWADRQEGLVTVFLLARLSGRRFGIRMNTPCDLTRFLLPNHYDWTVKDAEIQGRSSRHVFGIDKSDFSRGMPDMDFNARYPEDVVILQTNRDLLADITANPHYRDVLPAWARQPRPQFFRDVWRTLMKPAPRLQQRLQSFLLSIHYFNRTRPLVGVHVRTGGSRHFTDGNLGDKLSRIGQLWDFVQPYVGNGSDVFVASDNPEVRQSSAAKFGPRHRDTQAVLRHIDRQRSDPVICQAFEDAVVDQLILTRCDVLVVSPGSGYSSRAAMMRGTNRGLYDFGQDGVFPADMYKMCDPIC